The proteins below come from a single Zea mays cultivar B73 chromosome 8, Zm-B73-REFERENCE-NAM-5.0, whole genome shotgun sequence genomic window:
- the LOC100276250 gene encoding uncharacterized protein LOC100276250 isoform 2 (isoform 2 is encoded by transcript variant 3), whose amino-acid sequence MEHCYVGQPISRAEAMPERRSRFWQMDAPPPPRAEVICPQPRRATRIPLTAVETLNKASPKMNGAFPPYRSDSTCDILDLILSKNDSDGDSSSQEGAPMAKCQQYELK is encoded by the exons ATGGAGCACTGCTATGTGGGACAGCCGATCTCGAGGGCCGAGGCAATGCCCGAGAGGAGGTCCAGGTTCTGGCAGATGGATGCGCCTCCTCCGCCCCGGGCGGAGGTCATCTGCCCCCAGCCTCGCCGCGCCACCCGGATTCCCCTCACCGCTGTGGAAACCCTGAACAAAGCCAGCCCCAAGATGAACGG TGCATTTCCGCCGTACAGATCGGACTCCACTTGCGATATACTTGATCTTATCCTCAGTAAG aATGACTCGGATGGAGATTCGAGCAGCCAG GAGGGAGCTCCTATGGCAAAATGCCAGCAGTACGAGTTGAAGTAG
- the LOC100276250 gene encoding uncharacterized protein LOC100276250 isoform 1 (isoform 1 is encoded by transcript variant 1) produces the protein MEHCYVGQPISRAEAMPERRSRFWQMDAPPPPRAEVICPQPRRATRIPLTAVETLNKASPKMNGAFPPYRSDSTCDILDLILSKNDSDGDSSSQVGFLCGSPPIRADNPVIHDPQFGKRLPSFSPLGGSSYGKMPAVRVEVGSPSCGVSSSPKVRIEGFACGNSETHYAVTFV, from the exons ATGGAGCACTGCTATGTGGGACAGCCGATCTCGAGGGCCGAGGCAATGCCCGAGAGGAGGTCCAGGTTCTGGCAGATGGATGCGCCTCCTCCGCCCCGGGCGGAGGTCATCTGCCCCCAGCCTCGCCGCGCCACCCGGATTCCCCTCACCGCTGTGGAAACCCTGAACAAAGCCAGCCCCAAGATGAACGG TGCATTTCCGCCGTACAGATCGGACTCCACTTGCGATATACTTGATCTTATCCTCAGTAAG aATGACTCGGATGGAGATTCGAGCAGCCAGGTGGGCTTCTTATGCGGCTCACCTCCGATACGCGCTGACAACCCTGTTATCCATGATCCACAGTTTGGTAAAAGACTGCCATCCTTTTCTCCTCTAGGAGGGAGCTCCTATGGCAAAATGCCAGCAGTACGAGTTGAAGTAGGCTCGCCATCTTGCGGCGTTAGCAGCAGCCCAAAAGTAAGGATTGAAGGTTTCGCCTGTGGCAACTCCGAGACCCACTATGCAGTTACCTTTGTCTGA